The Spartinivicinus poritis region GATCCAGCTATTGTATTGGCTTCGCGTGAGTATGTTGATAGGGTTTATAAGGAACAATTAGCCAACTTACCTTTTCCGCCTGAAATCGTAGGTGGTGATAATCGGCTTAAAGTTACTATTAAAAATAATGAAAATAAACTAGTGGTTCAAAAAGACCAAATCATTCGTTGGCGAGGCTGGAAGAACTTTAATACAGCTGACTATGATAAAAAAGAGCAAAGAACATTTAATTACGAACCAGCAAAAACTTATCACTTAAGATGGAGTCCTACTGACGCTTTTAAACTATATGATGTTGCTGACAACACTTACAATCCAAATAGCTTAGCAGAGCATGATCAAAAGTTTGATACGAGTTATGATGATGTGCTCATGGGTAAGCTTGAAAAAGGCGAGTTTTATCCAGCGATTATAGCGGCAAAGCGGGTTTATCGCCCACAAATTAATGGAAATGGCACACTATGGCTACCCTTTGGATATCGTGATCGTTCGTTTAGGATAATGATTACAATTCGAAGTAAAAACTCTAATGGAAATATTAAAGTTGATAATGTTGCAATAGGGCATCATGCATATTTTTTAATGGAAAATCATGGTGCAAAGAGTAAAACAACAGCCCGTAGTGATGATACTCCAAGCTTTGCAGTAACAAGTAACAATGCGCCAGGTGAAGTGTCTATAAGTACAGTTAGTGGTGACTTAGTAGGAAATGAACTATATTTGCAAAACCATCAAAGTGAATATTCAGTAAAAAACAATAATACAGATGAAGAGTTATTCTCAATGGGAATTAGAGAACTTACTCCTGAAGAGCTTAAGAAAGGTTTGCCATT contains the following coding sequences:
- a CDS encoding phage tail protein, whose product is MNKQYYNLLTEVGTAKLTNATLMGDTLKLTTIKVGDGGTEEGKETFPNESATALVRERWSGNITNLSIDPENKNWVVAEAVIPVDAGGFYITEFGLYDGQGDLICIGKYPKTYKPKVQQNSGSASSLYLKVVLEVSNAKNIELKIDPAIVLASREYVDRVYKEQLANLPFPPEIVGGDNRLKVTIKNNENKLVVQKDQIIRWRGWKNFNTADYDKKEQRTFNYEPAKTYHLRWSPTDAFKLYDVADNTYNPNSLAEHDQKFDTSYDDVLMGKLEKGEFYPAIIAAKRVYRPQINGNGTLWLPFGYRDRSFRIMITIRSKNSNGNIKVDNVAIGHHAYFLMENHGAKSKTTARSDDTPSFAVTSNNAPGEVSISTVSGDLVGNELYLQNHQSEYSVKNNNTDEELFSMGIRELTPEELKKGLPLTYTNIEVATIVFEVF